Genomic DNA from Pelosinus sp. UFO1:
ATGCTAATTCTAAATTAATATATTAATGATTATCGATTAATAATCATAGTGCTAATCAAGTCTTCAATAAGGCGTAAACCTCCACGATAACCTGTATAACCTCGATCAATCACTACCCGATTAGCTACAGGAAAACTTACACTCAAATGTGCTACGCCTAGATCTGTAGCTAAAGGACGATCTAACGAACTACCAACGACAAATGCCGGAGTCAATGGATTGTTATATTTGCCACCTTTCCCTTGCTGATTTGCCCAGTGCTCTTTTACTTGCCCTGCTATTTCTGTACTATCACCGGCGAAAATGATCTTAGGAGTTACCCTGGATGTCAGACTGGTCAACCTTGCCATGATGAATGACTGTTTCTCTTCATCTAGCACATCGGTAATCGCAACAACCTCAGGTAGCCAACCTAAATCATCAGAGAGAAAGCGTGCAATAGATACTGCATAATTAGAATCGCCAATCACAGCCGCATATCGTTGCAAATCCATGTCATTAAAACAATCTGTCATGGGTTCAAGTAGCTGATAGTAGCGTAGATTTTCCTGAACAATCACCTTTTCGACAAATTCCTGGTCAAGATTTAATGCGGTGCCAACAGTACGTAAAAATTCATTACTAGCCGCAGGACCAATAGGAAGGTCAGTCATTAGATAAGGGATACCATGTATTTCACGACTAATTTCAGCTGCTTTTTCCCCTATTACACTCGAAACCACAATATTAAATTCAGCAGAACCAGCCTGTTGAATACCTGCAAGACTATCGTCAATGGTAAAGAAGGTATTGACTTCAAGATCTAATTTTCTCAATAAGTTTCTTATTCCTTCTAGATTACCCCGCCAAAATACATCAAAGCAAGGTGCAATCCCCCATACATTAACACTGCCTTTCTTAGTCTCACCTTTTGAAATATATGTTCCTAATAAACTTTCTAATACTAATTCATATCCCAAATAGGAGTTCCCTTTAAAGCCTCCTGTCTCAGCATGGATAATATCGACACCTTTGTCTCTCAGCGGCCTAACAACGGAAGCAACATCATCACCAATGATATCAGTAACACAACTGGTCAGTACAACATACAAATCCCCATCCATGACCTTTAACGTATTATTAATTTGTTCCTCTAACCGTTCCGTACCACCAAAAACAACTTCTTTTTCTTGGACATTAGAACCCGGTATACTAAGTCCACCACAATAACCTCCTACCTGTAGACCGCATCCCCCTGCTTGTGTCCATGC
This window encodes:
- a CDS encoding nitrogenase component 1; protein product: MSNFIERPRFTCALGGAMATVTALPKGVPILHAPSGCAGNHAWTQAGGCGLQVGGYCGGLSIPGSNVQEKEVVFGGTERLEEQINNTLKVMDGDLYVVLTSCVTDIIGDDVASVVRPLRDKGVDIIHAETGGFKGNSYLGYELVLESLLGTYISKGETKKGSVNVWGIAPCFDVFWRGNLEGIRNLLRKLDLEVNTFFTIDDSLAGIQQAGSAEFNIVVSSVIGEKAAEISREIHGIPYLMTDLPIGPAASNEFLRTVGTALNLDQEFVEKVIVQENLRYYQLLEPMTDCFNDMDLQRYAAVIGDSNYAVSIARFLSDDLGWLPEVVAITDVLDEEKQSFIMARLTSLTSRVTPKIIFAGDSTEIAGQVKEHWANQQGKGGKYNNPLTPAFVVGSSLDRPLATDLGVAHLSVSFPVANRVVIDRGYTGYRGGLRLIEDLISTMIINR